CCGCATATGTCGCGGTCCAGTACGGCGACGCAGCAGTCTGGTTCAAGCTCTTTGATGCGCAGCGCCGTCCACAGACCGACAAACCCGCCGCCGACGATCGCGACGTCGACGACAGAGCGCCCCGCGAGCGGCGGCGCGTCGGGCTCGTCGCCCAGCGATGATTCGAGCCACAGCGACCGATGCGGCCGCTGTGACTCGACCTTACGCATTCCTCCGCCGGACGGAGATACGCAAAATGGCGCGTCGACCGCTTTCCGGCGGTTCGAGCACCAAACGCTCGCCGATCTTGAAATCGTAGAAATGACGGTCGGCCATGCGCCGCAGTTACAGATGCGGTGCGGGGCTGACCTCTATGAGTGGGGGGCGCCGGGGCCCTTCTGCGCCAATTCCCAGCATAAATGCGTTATCCTGATATGACCGGCATGCACGTCATCTGGCGCCCCGCGCGCGCAATCGCACTGATATTGGTCCTCCTCTTGCAATTCGAAGGCAGCCCCGTCCTCGCTATGTCAACGAGCAAGGAAATCGCTCAGGGCGCGCGCGAGAATCAGGAGATCGACGCGCAAAGCGTCATCATCAAGGACCCGTTCATCACATCTTGGGTGAATCAGATAGGTTCGAAACTCGCGCAGTATCGCATGCGCCGCGACATCACGTTCCGATTTACGGTGATCCAAGACGAGAGCATCAACGCCTTCGCCATCAAGGGCGGATGGGTCCATGTGAATATGGGTCTCTTGAATTTCGTGACGTCGGACGATCAGCTCGCGGGCACGCTCGGCCACGAAATGGGTCACGTCGAGCTTCATCACGTCACGAAAGCCGATAACGTCAATTCGATCATCTCGATCATCGAAGGCATTCTCTCGATAGTCTCGGGACCCGCCGCTGTTCTCGGCAGCATCGGCGGTGAACTTGCGTCGGATAAGTACTCGCGCGGTGACGAGCTCGCGGCGGATCACTACGGACTCACGTTGATGACGAAGGCGGGCTACGACTCGCATTCGGTCGTCGACACCATGCTCGATCTTGGCACGCAAGATCCGGGGCCCGACAGCCGCACGGATAAGGCGTTCTTAGACCACCCCGTGCCTGCCGATCGTGTCTCGCATCTGCTGGGATACGCGGAGCTCGATCGACCGAGCGCAAGCGTCTTAGTAGCCCGAGCCGCGCACGACGAACTCGAAGGCCGTTATTCGTACGCGCGCTCCGAACTGCAACTCGCCGCGGCGCTCGATCCGAGCGCGCAAGCCAATGAACTCACCCAGAGCGCCAACTACGCCCTGCGCAGCGCGGGTGCGCTCGCTGCGCCGGACAGCCGCCTTTCCGCGCCGATCATCACGCCGGCCGATCCAAAACGGATCGCCGCCGCAGCTGCGCTCGTCGCCGCTCAACGTGCTGCCGACGCGGCGCTTCCCGACATCAAGAAGCAAGCCGGCGACGGAGATCAGGAACTCAACTCGGTCGAGCAGCAGCTGCAACGACTTTCCAATGCCGTCGGTGCGTTCCGGCTCGACGATACTCAGGCGAGCCCCGCGGCCTCGGCGCCGCCGGCCGCCGGATCGCCGCCCGGCGGGCCGCCGCCCGTGCTTGTCTCGCTCAACCGCGACTTATCAGCGGTCGGGAACCTCACATCGGACGTCTTCGGATCAGCGCCTGGTCTCGTCGCAGGCAATCAGCAGCAATTGAACGATATGCTCGCGCCCTTGCACGAACCGGACTCGCTGACGCCGTCATACGCCAGTCTCCTGCAGTACTATCCGGCGATGACGACCGGTCTTTCGTCATCGACGACTGCGCTCGTGCAATCCGTGAGCGATAGCCGGGCTGCGGTCGCACAACTCGAGAATTCGCTCATCGGTTTGCGCAGCGTGATCGGGGACTATGCCCCGAACGGCCAGCCCGCCGCGTCGCCTTCTCCTCAGACACACGGCCAACGCGTGCCGCCGATCCTCGTGCAGCTGGCAAGCGCGGCAGCAAGCGCGCGAGTCGTCGCCGAGCGTGCCTCGGACGAGATGTACGCTGCGCAGACCGCCCAGCTATCCGCGCAACTGACGATGCTCGACCTTTTCTCATCCCCCGAGCGCTTCAACGCATATCGGTCGGCGGTCGCCTATCGCTTCCCAGGCGTCACCCTTCCAACGTACGCGGACGCGCTTGCCTCCGGTTTTTCTCCCGGCGATCTCGGCTGCGCGGCGTGGCTCGCCTTTGAGACGCAATCGTCGACCACGGCGGTCATGGGAAGCTTGCGAACATCCGCGGAGACCTGCGAAGCCGCTGCCGCCG
The DNA window shown above is from Candidatus Eremiobacteraceae bacterium and carries:
- a CDS encoding M48 family metalloprotease, producing the protein MRYPDMTGMHVIWRPARAIALILVLLLQFEGSPVLAMSTSKEIAQGARENQEIDAQSVIIKDPFITSWVNQIGSKLAQYRMRRDITFRFTVIQDESINAFAIKGGWVHVNMGLLNFVTSDDQLAGTLGHEMGHVELHHVTKADNVNSIISIIEGILSIVSGPAAVLGSIGGELASDKYSRGDELAADHYGLTLMTKAGYDSHSVVDTMLDLGTQDPGPDSRTDKAFLDHPVPADRVSHLLGYAELDRPSASVLVARAAHDELEGRYSYARSELQLAAALDPSAQANELTQSANYALRSAGALAAPDSRLSAPIITPADPKRIAAAAALVAAQRAADAALPDIKKQAGDGDQELNSVEQQLQRLSNAVGAFRLDDTQASPAASAPPAAGSPPGGPPPVLVSLNRDLSAVGNLTSDVFGSAPGLVAGNQQQLNDMLAPLHEPDSLTPSYASLLQYYPAMTTGLSSSTTALVQSVSDSRAAVAQLENSLIGLRSVIGDYAPNGQPAASPSPQTHGQRVPPILVQLASAAASARVVAERASDEMYAAQTAQLSAQLTMLDLFSSPERFNAYRSAVAYRFPGVTLPTYADALASGFSPGDLGCAAWLAFETQSSTTAVMGSLRTSAETCEAAAADKHLLAESMEIAEGLLYEDYIEVPLTKPVGT